Proteins from one Elgaria multicarinata webbii isolate HBS135686 ecotype San Diego chromosome 3, rElgMul1.1.pri, whole genome shotgun sequence genomic window:
- the LOC134395514 gene encoding uncharacterized protein LOC134395514, which produces MALLQDDNYHSSIKEHLAAGMQELVFLTGLMLLPWPYEEETCAKTRDHVSKAFRHFSEAEQKLEYRLQLVDSQAEALITVKKLIQDDLQEKKGNLADLRTQIIALREAEKKSQEMLEAAELHLESTREQLRLAHEEVEKNRVGREIGIRLMALPGLGTLIGAGMIVGYQAALDSAENLVAEAERAVNLCTAEVEGYSNEIVRFSQQAQEVQAGINSTEEKIPQIQSQCDELLAFQKKVTTQQSWIRKCLSLLDLLAGKIHAVEVMSSLACVPESLVDVLDEIGRVVGGKDGEAFHADKEIQTSVLEINRAVKSLRARAGESMPMDY; this is translated from the exons ATGGCCCTCTTGCAAGATGACAATTATCATTCATCCATCAAGGAACACTTGGCGGCAGGAATGCAGGAGCTTGTGTTCCTAACTGGGCTTATGCTCCTTCCATGGCCATACGAGGAGGAGACCTGCGCTAAAACCCGCGATCATGTCAGCAAAGCATTCCGCCATTTTTCCGAGGCAGAACAGAAGCTAGAATACCGACTGCAGCTAGTTGATTCCCAGGCGGAGGCCTTGATCACAGTGAAGAAACTCATACAAGATGATCTGCAGGAGAAGAAGGGGAATTTGGCAGACCTGAGGACCCAGATCATTGCTTTAAGGGAAGCCGAGAAGAAGTCCCAGGAGATGCTGGAAGCTGCAGAATTGCATCTAGAGAGCACAAGGGAGCAGCTGAGATTGGCTCACGAGGAAGTGGAAAAGAACCGGGTGGGGCGGGAAATTGGCATTCGTCTGATGGCCCTGCCAGGGCTTGGGACTCTCATTG GAGCTGGCATGATTGTTGGTTACCAAGCAGCCCTGGACTCAGCTGAGAATCTAGTAGCTGAGGCAGAGCGGGCAGTCAACCTGTGCACAGCAGAAGTGGAGGGCTACAGCAACGAGATTGTGCGCTTCTCCCAACAGGCGCAGGAGGTGCAAGCTGGGATCAACTCCACGGAAGAGAAGATCCCCCAGATTCAATCCCAGTGTGATGAGCTGCTTGCTTTCCAGAAGAAGGTCACAACGCAGCAGTCTTGGATCAGAAAATGCCTTTCACTGTTGGATCTATTGGCGGGCAAGATTCATGCCGTTGAAGTCATGTCCAGCCTGGCCTGTGTTCCTGAATCTCTGGTGGACGTCTTAGATGAAATTGGCAGAGTGGTGGGAGGGAAGGATGGAGAAGCATTCCATGCTGATAAGGAAATCCAGACTTCAGTTCTGGAAATAAACAGAGCAGTGAAGTCTCTGAGAGCCAGAGCAGGAGAGAGCATGCCTATGGATTACTAA